In one Mauremys mutica isolate MM-2020 ecotype Southern chromosome 3, ASM2049712v1, whole genome shotgun sequence genomic region, the following are encoded:
- the TRMT11 gene encoding tRNA (guanine(10)-N2)-methyltransferase homolog isoform X2, producing MARWPLPSYLLLLAQENLEFRLPEIKSLLSLCGGQFSSQQEIRINSPFWILNIPSEEMARGLMKRTVCAKSIFELWGQGKSAEELYTSLKNYPMEKMVPYLQSNSTYKIHIHAFNKTLTQEEKIRRIDALEFLPFEGKVNLKNPEHIFWILEDYGMDPNNVPEEPLDLYFGRWIADGQRELIESYSVKRRHFIGNTSMDACLSFIMANHGRVKANDVVFDPFVGTGGLLISSARFGAYVCGTDIDYNTVHGLGKASRKNQKWRGPDENIRANLRQYGLEKYYLDALVSDASKPLWRKEMLFDAIITDPPYGIREATRRTGSQKEILKATERGTENHISISSNYHLSDIFFDLLNSAAEYLVMGGRLVYWLPVYKPEYTEEIIPQHPCLKLISNCEQMLSSHTSRRLITMEKDKDQYSHLLDYQSLLYKGHNSFREKYFSGVTKRIAKEEKDNQK from the exons TCTCCATTTTGGATTCTCAATATTCCTTCAGAAGAGATGGCAAGAGGACTAATGAAAAGGACAGTATGTGCAAA GTCTATATTTGAACTGTGGGGTCAGGGAAAATCTGCAGAGGAACTGTACACATCTCTGAAGAACTACCCAATGGAGAAGATG gtTCCGTATCTACAGTCAAACTCAACATACAAAATACATATTCATGCATTTAACAAAACACTGACACAAGAGGAAAAAATTAGAAGGATAGAT GCTCTGGAATTTCTGCCATTTGAAGGGAAAGTgaatttaaaaaacccagaacATATCTTCTGGATTCTGGAAGATTATGGAATGGACCCTAACAACGTTCCAGAAGAACCTCTTGATTTGTATTTTGGTAGATGG ATTGCGGATGGGCAAAGGGAGCTTATTGAGTCATACAGTGTAAAAAGGAGGCATTTTATTGGGAACACAAGCATGGATGCCTGCTTGTCTTTCATCATGGCAAACCATGGAAGAGTAAAAGCAAATGATGTTGTGTTTGATCCATTTGTTGGAACAG gTGGCCTTCTTATATCCTCCGCACGTTTTGGAGCATATGTGTGTGGTACTGATATAGATTATAATACTGTCCATGGATTAG GCAAGGCTAGCAGGAAGAACCAGAAGTGGAGAGGACCAGATGAGAATATCAGAGCTAACCTTCGGCAGTATGGTTTAGAGAAGTACTATCTTGATGCACTCGTTTCTGATGCATCAAAACCTCTATGGAGGAAGGAAATGCTTTTTGATGCAATTATTACAGATC CTCCATATGGCATACGAGAAGCTACTAGAAGAACTGGTTCACAAAAAGAAATACTTAAAGCAACGGAAAGAGG CACAGAAAATCACATCTCCATTTCCTCGAACTATCATCTGAGTGATATCTTTTTTGACTTGTTAAACTCTGCGGCAGAGTACCTGGTGATGGGAGGAAGATTGGTGTACTGGCTACCAGTTTACAAACCTGA ATATACAGAAGAGATTATACCCCAGCACCCCTGCCTGAAACTTATTAGTAACTGTGAGCAGATGCTTTCCAGCCACACGTCAAGGCGCTTGATAACCATGGAAAAG GACAAAGACCAGTATTCTCACTTGTTGGATTATCAATCTTTGCTATACAAGGGTCACAATTCCTTTCGTGAGAAGTATTTCAGTGGTGTGACAAAGAGGATTGCCAAGGAAGAAAAAGACAaccagaagtaa
- the TRMT11 gene encoding tRNA (guanine(10)-N2)-methyltransferase homolog isoform X1: protein MARWPLPSYLLLLAQENLEFRLPEIKSLLSLCGGQFSSQQEIRINSPFWILNIPSEEMARGLMKRTVCAKSIFELWGQGKSAEELYTSLKNYPMEKMVPYLQSNSTYKIHIHAFNKTLTQEEKIRRIDALEFLPFEGKVNLKNPEHIFWILEDYGMDPNNVPEEPLDLYFGRWIADGQRELIESYSVKRRHFIGNTSMDACLSFIMANHGRVKANDVVFDPFVGTGGLLISSARFGAYVCGTDIDYNTVHGLGKASRKNQKWRGPDENIRANLRQYGLEKYYLDALVSDASKPLWRKEMLFDAIITDPPYGIREATRRTGSQKEILKATERGTENHISISSNYHLSDIFFDLLNSAAEYLVMGGRLVYWLPVYKPEYTEEIIPQHPCLKLISNCEQMLSSHTSRRLITMEKVKEFEDKDQYSHLLDYQSLLYKGHNSFREKYFSGVTKRIAKEEKDNQK, encoded by the exons TCTCCATTTTGGATTCTCAATATTCCTTCAGAAGAGATGGCAAGAGGACTAATGAAAAGGACAGTATGTGCAAA GTCTATATTTGAACTGTGGGGTCAGGGAAAATCTGCAGAGGAACTGTACACATCTCTGAAGAACTACCCAATGGAGAAGATG gtTCCGTATCTACAGTCAAACTCAACATACAAAATACATATTCATGCATTTAACAAAACACTGACACAAGAGGAAAAAATTAGAAGGATAGAT GCTCTGGAATTTCTGCCATTTGAAGGGAAAGTgaatttaaaaaacccagaacATATCTTCTGGATTCTGGAAGATTATGGAATGGACCCTAACAACGTTCCAGAAGAACCTCTTGATTTGTATTTTGGTAGATGG ATTGCGGATGGGCAAAGGGAGCTTATTGAGTCATACAGTGTAAAAAGGAGGCATTTTATTGGGAACACAAGCATGGATGCCTGCTTGTCTTTCATCATGGCAAACCATGGAAGAGTAAAAGCAAATGATGTTGTGTTTGATCCATTTGTTGGAACAG gTGGCCTTCTTATATCCTCCGCACGTTTTGGAGCATATGTGTGTGGTACTGATATAGATTATAATACTGTCCATGGATTAG GCAAGGCTAGCAGGAAGAACCAGAAGTGGAGAGGACCAGATGAGAATATCAGAGCTAACCTTCGGCAGTATGGTTTAGAGAAGTACTATCTTGATGCACTCGTTTCTGATGCATCAAAACCTCTATGGAGGAAGGAAATGCTTTTTGATGCAATTATTACAGATC CTCCATATGGCATACGAGAAGCTACTAGAAGAACTGGTTCACAAAAAGAAATACTTAAAGCAACGGAAAGAGG CACAGAAAATCACATCTCCATTTCCTCGAACTATCATCTGAGTGATATCTTTTTTGACTTGTTAAACTCTGCGGCAGAGTACCTGGTGATGGGAGGAAGATTGGTGTACTGGCTACCAGTTTACAAACCTGA ATATACAGAAGAGATTATACCCCAGCACCCCTGCCTGAAACTTATTAGTAACTGTGAGCAGATGCTTTCCAGCCACACGTCAAGGCGCTTGATAACCATGGAAAAGGTGAAAGAATTTGAG GACAAAGACCAGTATTCTCACTTGTTGGATTATCAATCTTTGCTATACAAGGGTCACAATTCCTTTCGTGAGAAGTATTTCAGTGGTGTGACAAAGAGGATTGCCAAGGAAGAAAAAGACAaccagaagtaa
- the TRMT11 gene encoding tRNA (guanine(10)-N2)-methyltransferase homolog isoform X4, translated as MARGLMKRTVCAKSIFELWGQGKSAEELYTSLKNYPMEKMVPYLQSNSTYKIHIHAFNKTLTQEEKIRRIDALEFLPFEGKVNLKNPEHIFWILEDYGMDPNNVPEEPLDLYFGRWIADGQRELIESYSVKRRHFIGNTSMDACLSFIMANHGRVKANDVVFDPFVGTGGLLISSARFGAYVCGTDIDYNTVHGLGKASRKNQKWRGPDENIRANLRQYGLEKYYLDALVSDASKPLWRKEMLFDAIITDPPYGIREATRRTGSQKEILKATERGTENHISISSNYHLSDIFFDLLNSAAEYLVMGGRLVYWLPVYKPEYTEEIIPQHPCLKLISNCEQMLSSHTSRRLITMEKVKEFEDKDQYSHLLDYQSLLYKGHNSFREKYFSGVTKRIAKEEKDNQK; from the exons ATGGCAAGAGGACTAATGAAAAGGACAGTATGTGCAAA GTCTATATTTGAACTGTGGGGTCAGGGAAAATCTGCAGAGGAACTGTACACATCTCTGAAGAACTACCCAATGGAGAAGATG gtTCCGTATCTACAGTCAAACTCAACATACAAAATACATATTCATGCATTTAACAAAACACTGACACAAGAGGAAAAAATTAGAAGGATAGAT GCTCTGGAATTTCTGCCATTTGAAGGGAAAGTgaatttaaaaaacccagaacATATCTTCTGGATTCTGGAAGATTATGGAATGGACCCTAACAACGTTCCAGAAGAACCTCTTGATTTGTATTTTGGTAGATGG ATTGCGGATGGGCAAAGGGAGCTTATTGAGTCATACAGTGTAAAAAGGAGGCATTTTATTGGGAACACAAGCATGGATGCCTGCTTGTCTTTCATCATGGCAAACCATGGAAGAGTAAAAGCAAATGATGTTGTGTTTGATCCATTTGTTGGAACAG gTGGCCTTCTTATATCCTCCGCACGTTTTGGAGCATATGTGTGTGGTACTGATATAGATTATAATACTGTCCATGGATTAG GCAAGGCTAGCAGGAAGAACCAGAAGTGGAGAGGACCAGATGAGAATATCAGAGCTAACCTTCGGCAGTATGGTTTAGAGAAGTACTATCTTGATGCACTCGTTTCTGATGCATCAAAACCTCTATGGAGGAAGGAAATGCTTTTTGATGCAATTATTACAGATC CTCCATATGGCATACGAGAAGCTACTAGAAGAACTGGTTCACAAAAAGAAATACTTAAAGCAACGGAAAGAGG CACAGAAAATCACATCTCCATTTCCTCGAACTATCATCTGAGTGATATCTTTTTTGACTTGTTAAACTCTGCGGCAGAGTACCTGGTGATGGGAGGAAGATTGGTGTACTGGCTACCAGTTTACAAACCTGA ATATACAGAAGAGATTATACCCCAGCACCCCTGCCTGAAACTTATTAGTAACTGTGAGCAGATGCTTTCCAGCCACACGTCAAGGCGCTTGATAACCATGGAAAAGGTGAAAGAATTTGAG GACAAAGACCAGTATTCTCACTTGTTGGATTATCAATCTTTGCTATACAAGGGTCACAATTCCTTTCGTGAGAAGTATTTCAGTGGTGTGACAAAGAGGATTGCCAAGGAAGAAAAAGACAaccagaagtaa
- the TRMT11 gene encoding tRNA (guanine(10)-N2)-methyltransferase homolog isoform X5 — translation MEKMVPYLQSNSTYKIHIHAFNKTLTQEEKIRRIDALEFLPFEGKVNLKNPEHIFWILEDYGMDPNNVPEEPLDLYFGRWIADGQRELIESYSVKRRHFIGNTSMDACLSFIMANHGRVKANDVVFDPFVGTGGLLISSARFGAYVCGTDIDYNTVHGLGKASRKNQKWRGPDENIRANLRQYGLEKYYLDALVSDASKPLWRKEMLFDAIITDPPYGIREATRRTGSQKEILKATERGTENHISISSNYHLSDIFFDLLNSAAEYLVMGGRLVYWLPVYKPEYTEEIIPQHPCLKLISNCEQMLSSHTSRRLITMEKVKEFEDKDQYSHLLDYQSLLYKGHNSFREKYFSGVTKRIAKEEKDNQK, via the exons ATGGAGAAGATG gtTCCGTATCTACAGTCAAACTCAACATACAAAATACATATTCATGCATTTAACAAAACACTGACACAAGAGGAAAAAATTAGAAGGATAGAT GCTCTGGAATTTCTGCCATTTGAAGGGAAAGTgaatttaaaaaacccagaacATATCTTCTGGATTCTGGAAGATTATGGAATGGACCCTAACAACGTTCCAGAAGAACCTCTTGATTTGTATTTTGGTAGATGG ATTGCGGATGGGCAAAGGGAGCTTATTGAGTCATACAGTGTAAAAAGGAGGCATTTTATTGGGAACACAAGCATGGATGCCTGCTTGTCTTTCATCATGGCAAACCATGGAAGAGTAAAAGCAAATGATGTTGTGTTTGATCCATTTGTTGGAACAG gTGGCCTTCTTATATCCTCCGCACGTTTTGGAGCATATGTGTGTGGTACTGATATAGATTATAATACTGTCCATGGATTAG GCAAGGCTAGCAGGAAGAACCAGAAGTGGAGAGGACCAGATGAGAATATCAGAGCTAACCTTCGGCAGTATGGTTTAGAGAAGTACTATCTTGATGCACTCGTTTCTGATGCATCAAAACCTCTATGGAGGAAGGAAATGCTTTTTGATGCAATTATTACAGATC CTCCATATGGCATACGAGAAGCTACTAGAAGAACTGGTTCACAAAAAGAAATACTTAAAGCAACGGAAAGAGG CACAGAAAATCACATCTCCATTTCCTCGAACTATCATCTGAGTGATATCTTTTTTGACTTGTTAAACTCTGCGGCAGAGTACCTGGTGATGGGAGGAAGATTGGTGTACTGGCTACCAGTTTACAAACCTGA ATATACAGAAGAGATTATACCCCAGCACCCCTGCCTGAAACTTATTAGTAACTGTGAGCAGATGCTTTCCAGCCACACGTCAAGGCGCTTGATAACCATGGAAAAGGTGAAAGAATTTGAG GACAAAGACCAGTATTCTCACTTGTTGGATTATCAATCTTTGCTATACAAGGGTCACAATTCCTTTCGTGAGAAGTATTTCAGTGGTGTGACAAAGAGGATTGCCAAGGAAGAAAAAGACAaccagaagtaa